Proteins co-encoded in one Methyloterricola oryzae genomic window:
- a CDS encoding DUF2126 domain-containing protein, which yields MAIHVGIDHITTYRYDRDVRLSPQLIRLRPAPHTRTPVHDYKLLVEPEEHRLYWQQDPFGNLLARAVFPEPVRHLRVAVHLVAELTVINPFDFFVEKYADNYPFRYDALLRKELEPYFEITEQGPLLRRWLASVSRKPQPIVDFLVGLNQRLQQDINYSIRLDPGIQTCEQTLGKALGSCRDSGWLLVQILRHLGLAARFVSGYLVQLTADQKALDGPSGPEEDFTDLHAWTEVYIPGAGWVGLDPTSGLFAGEGHIPLSCTPDPVSAAPITGFSDPCEVEFEYSNTVRRVLEDPRVTKPFTDEQWLDIQRLGRSLDQELQALDIRLTMGGEPTFVSVDDMESAQWNTDALGTHKRERAGHLLKRLKASFAPGGLLHYGQGKWYPGEPLPRWALGCFWRNDGQALWRDENLIADEQRDYGHTERDSQRFGEALARRLGLAEGHLLPGYEDWIYYLWRESCQPENYNPVAIPWAPQYRDDLSLALSRGLDRAVGHALPLGWDWNGGRWRSGDWVFSRDRMYLSPGSSPMGLRLPISQLPWAMEVEQEVVEYLQPPRPTGVTWTSEPMPPPERPLPLSADAQPEEIRRRYRQWVGVPHTALCIEARGGRLHVFMPPIAVLEHYQSLLSAVEATAAELAIPVIVEGYEPPQDHRLSFLKVTPDPGVIEVNIHPASNWEELEENTVQLYEDARLSRLGTEKFMLDGRHTGTGGGNHVTLGGRTPADSPFLRRPDLLRSLITYWQHHPSLSYLFSGLFVGPTSQAPRVDEQGSRVLDELEVSFSELEQRQEPWVVDRVLRNFLVDLTGNTHRAEFSIDKLFSPDSSAGRQGLLEFRGFEMPPHARMSLAQMLLLRTMVVHFWKQPYRHPLVPWGTALHDRFTLPHYVWSDFLQVLEELRAAGYPLRPEWYEAFLEFRFPVFGRVDYQGVHLELRMGLEPWLVLGEETVTHRQARVVDSSVEKLQVTARGLDAERFLVTCNGRRLPLKSTGQGGEYVAGVRYKAWKSAFGLHPTVEVHAPLVFDLIDRKLGRSIGGCVYHVAHPGGLAYDSFPINAYEAEARRISRFWDWGHTRGNTPAPAWAQALHDTRIATDGDLLRDPPPERENTFFPHTLDLRRLEPT from the coding sequence TTGGCAATCCATGTCGGCATAGACCACATCACCACCTACCGCTATGACCGGGATGTCAGGCTCTCGCCGCAACTGATCCGGCTGCGGCCGGCCCCGCATACGCGCACGCCCGTCCACGATTACAAGCTGCTGGTGGAGCCCGAGGAGCACCGGCTGTACTGGCAGCAGGACCCCTTCGGCAATTTGCTGGCGCGGGCCGTCTTTCCCGAACCGGTGCGGCACCTTAGGGTCGCCGTGCACCTGGTGGCGGAACTGACCGTGATTAACCCCTTCGACTTCTTCGTGGAGAAGTACGCGGACAACTACCCCTTCCGCTACGACGCCCTCCTGCGCAAGGAACTCGAACCCTATTTCGAGATCACCGAACAGGGCCCGCTGCTGCGGCGCTGGCTGGCATCCGTCTCGCGCAAGCCGCAGCCCATCGTCGATTTCCTGGTGGGCCTGAACCAGCGCCTGCAGCAGGACATCAATTACAGCATCCGCCTCGACCCCGGCATCCAGACCTGCGAACAAACCCTGGGCAAGGCGCTGGGTTCCTGCCGGGACAGCGGCTGGCTGCTGGTGCAGATCCTGCGCCATCTCGGTTTGGCGGCGCGCTTTGTCTCCGGCTACCTGGTTCAGCTTACGGCAGACCAGAAAGCCCTGGACGGTCCCTCCGGTCCCGAGGAGGATTTCACCGACCTTCATGCCTGGACCGAGGTGTACATCCCGGGCGCCGGCTGGGTCGGCCTGGACCCCACCTCCGGCCTGTTCGCCGGCGAGGGCCATATTCCCCTTTCCTGCACGCCGGACCCAGTCAGCGCGGCCCCCATCACCGGGTTTTCCGACCCCTGCGAGGTGGAGTTCGAATACAGCAACACCGTGCGCCGGGTGCTGGAAGACCCGCGGGTCACCAAGCCCTTCACCGACGAGCAGTGGCTGGACATCCAGCGTCTCGGGCGCAGCCTGGATCAGGAACTCCAGGCCCTGGACATCCGCCTGACCATGGGCGGCGAACCCACCTTCGTCTCCGTGGACGACATGGAGAGCGCGCAGTGGAACACCGACGCCCTCGGCACCCACAAGCGGGAGCGCGCCGGACACCTGTTGAAACGGCTCAAGGCCAGCTTCGCGCCGGGCGGTCTGCTGCACTACGGGCAGGGCAAATGGTATCCGGGTGAACCGTTGCCGCGCTGGGCTCTGGGCTGCTTCTGGCGGAATGATGGCCAGGCTTTGTGGCGCGACGAGAATCTGATCGCCGACGAGCAGCGCGACTATGGCCACACCGAGCGGGATTCCCAGCGCTTCGGCGAGGCGCTGGCGCGCCGCCTGGGACTGGCAGAAGGACATCTGCTGCCCGGCTACGAGGATTGGATCTATTACCTCTGGCGCGAGTCCTGCCAGCCCGAGAACTACAATCCGGTCGCCATTCCCTGGGCGCCGCAATACCGCGACGATCTCAGCCTGGCCCTGTCGCGCGGCCTGGACCGCGCCGTCGGCCATGCCCTGCCCCTAGGCTGGGATTGGAACGGTGGCCGCTGGCGATCCGGCGACTGGGTGTTCAGCCGCGACCGCATGTATCTCTCGCCGGGCAGCTCACCCATGGGGTTGCGCCTGCCCATTTCGCAACTGCCCTGGGCCATGGAAGTTGAGCAGGAAGTGGTGGAATACCTGCAGCCGCCCAGGCCCACCGGCGTCACCTGGACCTCCGAGCCGATGCCGCCACCGGAGCGCCCCCTCCCGCTGAGCGCCGATGCCCAGCCCGAAGAGATCCGGCGCCGCTACCGGCAATGGGTGGGCGTGCCGCACACGGCGCTCTGCATCGAGGCGCGCGGCGGCCGCCTGCATGTGTTCATGCCGCCCATCGCCGTCCTGGAGCACTACCAATCCCTGCTGTCGGCGGTGGAGGCCACGGCGGCGGAGTTGGCCATTCCCGTCATCGTGGAAGGATACGAGCCGCCGCAGGACCACAGGCTCAGCTTCCTCAAGGTGACGCCCGACCCGGGGGTGATCGAAGTCAACATCCACCCCGCGTCCAATTGGGAGGAACTGGAGGAGAACACCGTCCAGTTGTACGAAGACGCCCGCCTCTCGCGCCTGGGCACCGAAAAGTTCATGCTGGATGGACGCCACACCGGCACCGGCGGCGGCAACCATGTCACCCTGGGCGGCAGGACGCCGGCTGACAGCCCGTTCCTGCGCCGGCCCGATTTGCTGCGTTCGCTCATCACCTACTGGCAGCACCATCCATCCCTGTCCTATCTTTTCTCGGGCCTGTTCGTGGGCCCCACATCCCAGGCGCCACGCGTCGATGAGCAGGGAAGCCGGGTGCTGGACGAGTTGGAAGTCAGCTTTTCCGAACTGGAACAGCGCCAGGAGCCCTGGGTGGTTGACCGGGTTCTGCGCAACTTCCTGGTGGACCTGACCGGCAACACCCACCGCGCCGAGTTTTCCATCGACAAGCTGTTCTCTCCCGACTCCAGCGCCGGGCGCCAGGGGTTGCTTGAGTTCCGCGGGTTCGAGATGCCGCCCCACGCACGCATGAGCCTGGCGCAGATGCTGTTGCTGCGGACCATGGTGGTTCATTTCTGGAAGCAGCCCTACCGCCACCCGCTGGTACCCTGGGGCACGGCCCTGCACGACCGTTTTACCCTGCCCCACTATGTGTGGAGCGATTTCCTCCAGGTCCTCGAGGAGCTCCGCGCGGCGGGCTATCCCCTGCGCCCGGAATGGTACGAGGCCTTCCTGGAATTTCGCTTCCCGGTGTTCGGACGCGTGGATTACCAGGGCGTGCATCTGGAACTGCGCATGGGCCTGGAACCCTGGCTGGTGCTGGGAGAAGAGACAGTCACCCACCGCCAGGCGCGGGTGGTGGACTCCTCCGTGGAGAAACTGCAGGTCACCGCCCGCGGGCTGGATGCGGAGCGCTTCCTGGTCACTTGCAATGGGCGGCGATTACCCCTCAAGTCGACGGGTCAGGGGGGCGAATACGTGGCCGGCGTGCGTTACAAGGCATGGAAGTCCGCCTTCGGCCTGCATCCCACCGTAGAGGTGCACGCTCCCCTGGTGTTCGATCTGATCGACCGCAAGCTCGGACGCTCCATCGGCGGCTGTGTCTATCACGTCGCCCACCCCGGCGGCCTGGCCTACGACAGCTTCCCCATCAATGCCTACGAAGCCGAGGCACGCCGCATCTCGCGCTTCTGGGACTGGGGCCATACCCGTGGCAACACGCCGGCGCCGGCCTGGGCGCAGGCCCTGCACGACACGCGGATCGCCACGGATGGGGATCTGTTGCGGGACCCTCCGCCGGAGCGGGAAAACACCTTCTTTCCGCATACCCTGGACCTGCGCCGCCTGGAACCGACTTGA
- a CDS encoding proteasome-type protease: MTYCLAIKLDEGLVLASDSRTNAGVDYASVYSKMYRFDLHQDRFMVLLSAGNLATTQAVVNQLRRDLENPASMMNLNTAPYLFDAATYVGNVSVSAQQSHSLAMQRSGISTEASFILGGQIQGQPPEIFLIYPQGNAITPSLDTPYLQIGETKYGKPVLVRTMAAGLSLEDAARCALVSLDSTMKSNISVGPPLELMIYRTDSFQVGHYLNFDVSSTFYNDMRNQWCEGIRSAFDRLPRFDWEVPPGVEAVN, translated from the coding sequence ATGACCTATTGCCTGGCCATCAAGCTCGACGAGGGCCTGGTTCTCGCCTCCGACTCGAGAACCAATGCTGGCGTTGATTACGCGAGCGTTTACAGCAAGATGTACCGATTCGACCTGCACCAGGACCGCTTCATGGTCCTGCTGTCCGCGGGCAACCTGGCCACCACTCAAGCGGTGGTGAACCAACTGCGGCGCGATCTGGAGAACCCGGCGTCTATGATGAACCTGAATACCGCACCTTATCTCTTCGATGCCGCGACGTACGTGGGCAACGTCAGTGTGAGCGCGCAACAGAGCCACTCCCTGGCCATGCAGCGCAGCGGCATCAGCACGGAGGCCAGCTTCATCCTGGGAGGGCAGATTCAGGGGCAGCCGCCGGAAATCTTCCTGATCTATCCCCAGGGCAATGCCATTACCCCGTCCCTGGACACGCCCTATCTGCAGATTGGCGAGACCAAGTACGGCAAGCCGGTCCTGGTACGCACCATGGCGGCGGGCCTGTCCCTCGAAGATGCCGCGCGCTGCGCCCTGGTGTCCCTGGATTCCACCATGAAGAGCAATATCTCCGTGGGACCGCCGCTGGAATTGATGATTTACCGGACGGATTCGTTTCAGGTTGGGCATTACCTCAACTTTGACGTGTCCAGCACGTTCTACAACGATATGCGCAATCAATGGTGCGAAGGCATCCGCAGCGCCTTCGACCGCCTGCCGCGCTTCGACTGGGAAGTGCCGCCGGGCGTGGAAGCGGTTAATTGA
- the ribA gene encoding GTP cyclohydrolase II produces MTQRSTSQQSSSGQPMVRNVVRTRIPTRHGEFMLYYYENRPDNKEHLALVKGDVEGALDVPVRVHSECLTGDVFGSMRCDCGDQLDRALAIIGGSECGVLLYLRQEGRGIGLLKKLQAYNLQDQGLDTVEANLRLGHREDERDYGIAAAILKDLKVHSVRLITNNPRKIGELRELGVDVTERIPIEIPFNAENEGYLRTKARKMQHLLSLRMNAEESTEFVFIEPLLDRLEAHRQSESAAPFVTLAYAQSLDGSIALDAGCGDELRSERAVRLTDFLRARHDALLLGINTVLSDDPQLPPVGEFGPAPRAVVLDKTLRFPLDARLLSGDGGKPIIITTEEAPPERMAELSERGAQVVVTGKNEHGMVDLRATLQVLRGMGLRSIMVEGGGAVINCFLRDRLVDYCVITVTPKLIGGVKAVSEPCQSVDRPLLCIDKCHYHALDNDIIVHGALERT; encoded by the coding sequence ATGACCCAGCGATCCACCAGCCAGCAATCGTCCTCCGGCCAGCCCATGGTGCGCAACGTGGTGCGCACGCGAATTCCCACGCGCCACGGCGAGTTCATGCTCTACTACTACGAGAACCGGCCGGACAACAAGGAGCATCTGGCGCTGGTGAAGGGCGATGTGGAAGGCGCGTTGGACGTGCCGGTGCGGGTTCATTCCGAGTGTCTCACCGGCGACGTGTTCGGCTCCATGCGCTGCGACTGCGGCGATCAGTTGGACCGGGCGCTGGCCATCATCGGCGGCAGCGAGTGCGGCGTTCTTCTCTACCTGCGCCAGGAAGGGCGTGGCATCGGCCTGCTAAAGAAACTGCAGGCCTACAACCTGCAAGACCAGGGGCTCGATACGGTGGAGGCGAATTTGCGCCTGGGTCACCGGGAAGACGAACGCGACTACGGCATTGCCGCGGCCATCCTGAAGGATTTGAAGGTGCATTCCGTGCGCCTGATCACCAATAATCCGCGCAAGATCGGCGAGCTGCGCGAACTGGGGGTGGATGTCACCGAGCGCATTCCCATCGAGATCCCGTTCAATGCCGAGAACGAGGGGTACCTCCGCACCAAGGCGCGCAAGATGCAGCACCTGCTTTCCTTGCGCATGAACGCCGAGGAATCCACCGAGTTCGTGTTCATCGAGCCTCTGTTGGATCGGCTGGAGGCGCACCGGCAGTCGGAGTCGGCCGCCCCCTTCGTGACCCTGGCCTATGCCCAGAGCCTGGATGGCAGCATTGCGCTGGACGCCGGTTGCGGTGACGAACTGCGCTCCGAGCGCGCCGTGCGCTTGACCGATTTCCTGCGTGCGCGGCATGACGCCCTGCTGCTGGGCATCAATACGGTCCTCAGCGACGATCCGCAACTGCCTCCGGTGGGTGAATTTGGCCCGGCGCCACGGGCTGTGGTGTTGGACAAGACCCTGCGCTTCCCGCTCGATGCGAGGCTTCTTAGTGGGGATGGCGGCAAGCCCATCATCATTACCACCGAGGAAGCGCCGCCGGAACGGATGGCCGAATTGTCGGAACGCGGCGCGCAGGTCGTGGTGACGGGAAAGAACGAACACGGAATGGTGGATTTGCGCGCCACCCTGCAGGTGCTGCGGGGCATGGGGCTGCGCAGCATCATGGTGGAGGGTGGCGGCGCGGTCATCAACTGCTTCCTTCGTGACCGCCTGGTGGATTACTGTGTCATCACGGTGACGCCCAAACTCATCGGCGGCGTCAAGGCCGTCAGCGAGCCCTGCCAGTCTGTGGACCGACCGCTGCTATGCATCGACAAGTGCCATTACCATGCCTTGGACAACGATATCATCGTCCACGGGGCTCTGGAGCGGACCTGA
- a CDS encoding bacteriohemerythrin: protein MDLIAWNERYRTGIDIVDRQHQGLFQLLNEYATSLTRVDANPVDEPKRVLDRLIDYAVVHFRTEESLMGEAGVDARHVDMHARSHQAFSEYLGALKGQTHGDEFSRAEDLIRFLVNWLTSHVLGEDQAMGRQLQDIAKGQCPADAYAALSDPGETPAQLALTTSLSELFGQLLQQYRQLHAANQRLLQLQQELSRTERQYRNFIESTSDGVWMIDAEGFTRYVNPRMATMLGYTPEEMVGVHLLDFAHQRDREMVMEKLKARQAGFSEQHDFCFRRKDGSDLWTIVTTNPLFEQNDSYAGALGVITDISARREAEQALIESERTYRSVLASTKDGFILCDTDGRILEVNDAYCQNSGYIRDELLAMTIFDLEASESHTETSRHQQLIAERGEDLFESLHRRKDGSVWPVELSITFWPEAGGRFYAFARDVFSRKRSEFLTRFRADLAQRALTASLDGLMQWVLDNVEIYTGSQIGFFHFVDPDQENLTLQAWSSNTVKNMCKAEGKGQHYPVSQAGVWADCLRQRRAVVHDDYASLPHRKGLPEGHAPVIRQLTVPVLNGALVTAILGVGNKREPYSQDDIEIAQELASMAMDIVEKKRNDERLHQAAVLFANTQEGLIITDADQHIIMVNQAFQKITGYEEKQVLGKTPRLLKSGRHGPDFYRSMWNQIQEQGFWSGEIWNRRAGGAVYPEWLTINAVKDSSGKVSHYVSAFSDITFLKEDEARILHLAMYDPLTELPNRRLLTDRLSQALAATSRTDAHGAVMFIDLDNFKALNDTMGHEAGDQLLIEVAQRLQACARKTDTVARLGGDEFVLMLKTLSADEMQAVAQAQTIAEKVLARINQPVSLGEKEVVISPSIGICLFPAQAQTVEDLLKRADLAMYRAKESGRNTFYFFEPVMQAAAERRVRLEAELRRAIAKTEFVLHYQPQVNRELRIVAAEALLRWAHPQRGLVPPAEFLSVAEEAALILPLGRHVLESACLQLRQWQATPGADSLSLAVNVSVRQFLDKTFVHDVRHALNVTGADPGKLILELTENLLIHDAREARDKMRTLQELGITFSIDDFGTGYSSLRYLNELPFSQLKIDRSFVANVLQNGKDAVLVKTIISMGRQLNLSILAEGVENQDQAAFLFAQECDAFQGYYFGYPVPAEELIAPVLR from the coding sequence ATGGATCTGATCGCCTGGAATGAGCGCTACCGCACCGGTATCGATATCGTCGACCGTCAGCATCAGGGCCTGTTCCAACTCCTCAATGAATACGCAACGTCGCTCACCCGTGTGGACGCGAATCCGGTGGACGAGCCCAAGAGAGTGCTGGACCGGTTGATCGACTATGCCGTCGTGCACTTCAGGACCGAAGAGTCGCTCATGGGGGAAGCTGGCGTGGATGCACGTCACGTTGACATGCACGCCCGGAGCCACCAGGCCTTCAGCGAATATCTCGGCGCCCTGAAGGGCCAGACCCATGGCGATGAATTTAGTCGCGCCGAGGATTTGATCCGGTTCCTGGTGAATTGGCTGACGTCCCACGTCCTAGGGGAAGATCAAGCCATGGGTCGGCAACTGCAAGACATTGCCAAAGGCCAATGCCCCGCCGACGCGTACGCGGCGCTGTCCGACCCCGGCGAGACCCCGGCCCAGCTCGCGCTCACCACCTCGCTGTCCGAACTGTTTGGCCAGCTGCTGCAACAGTACCGGCAATTGCACGCAGCCAACCAACGTCTGCTGCAATTGCAGCAGGAACTGAGTCGCACGGAGCGGCAATACCGCAACTTCATCGAATCCACCAGCGACGGCGTCTGGATGATCGATGCCGAGGGATTCACCCGTTATGTCAACCCCCGGATGGCAACGATGCTCGGGTACACACCCGAGGAAATGGTCGGCGTGCACCTGCTCGACTTCGCTCATCAACGCGACCGCGAAATGGTCATGGAAAAGCTCAAGGCACGGCAGGCCGGCTTCTCCGAGCAGCATGACTTCTGCTTTCGCCGAAAGGACGGGTCAGACCTGTGGACCATCGTAACGACCAACCCGCTGTTCGAACAAAACGACAGCTATGCGGGCGCCCTTGGGGTAATAACCGATATTTCCGCGCGGCGCGAGGCGGAACAGGCGCTTATAGAAAGCGAGCGGACCTATCGCAGCGTTCTGGCCTCCACCAAGGACGGTTTCATCCTCTGCGACACCGACGGCCGTATCCTCGAAGTCAACGATGCCTATTGCCAGAATTCCGGATACATCCGCGACGAACTGCTGGCCATGACAATCTTCGACCTGGAAGCCAGTGAGTCCCATACTGAAACCTCGAGGCACCAGCAGTTAATCGCTGAGCGCGGCGAAGACCTGTTCGAAAGCCTCCACCGGCGCAAGGATGGCTCTGTGTGGCCGGTCGAACTCAGCATCACCTTCTGGCCCGAAGCTGGCGGGCGCTTTTACGCGTTCGCCCGAGACGTGTTCAGTCGCAAGCGCTCAGAATTCCTAACCCGCTTCAGGGCCGATTTGGCTCAACGCGCCCTTACCGCATCCTTGGACGGGTTGATGCAATGGGTTCTGGATAACGTGGAGATCTATACCGGCAGCCAAATCGGTTTCTTCCATTTTGTTGATCCCGATCAGGAGAACCTGACACTTCAAGCCTGGTCGAGCAATACCGTAAAAAACATGTGCAAGGCCGAGGGCAAGGGCCAGCACTATCCCGTCAGCCAGGCCGGGGTATGGGCGGATTGCCTGCGGCAACGCCGTGCGGTGGTGCATGATGACTATGCCTCGCTGCCCCACAGGAAAGGCCTACCCGAAGGTCACGCGCCGGTGATCCGTCAACTGACCGTTCCGGTATTGAACGGGGCGTTGGTGACCGCGATCCTGGGCGTCGGCAACAAGCGCGAGCCCTATTCCCAGGACGATATCGAGATCGCCCAGGAACTGGCCAGCATGGCCATGGATATCGTGGAAAAAAAACGCAATGACGAGCGCCTGCACCAAGCTGCCGTGCTGTTCGCCAATACACAGGAAGGCCTGATCATAACCGACGCCGACCAGCACATCATCATGGTCAATCAGGCCTTCCAGAAAATTACCGGTTATGAAGAAAAGCAGGTGCTGGGCAAGACGCCGCGCTTGCTGAAGTCTGGCCGGCACGGCCCCGACTTCTATCGCAGCATGTGGAATCAGATCCAGGAGCAAGGCTTCTGGTCCGGCGAAATCTGGAACCGGCGCGCCGGGGGGGCAGTCTACCCGGAGTGGCTTACCATCAACGCGGTGAAGGATTCATCGGGCAAGGTCAGCCATTATGTCAGCGCCTTCTCCGATATTACCTTCCTCAAGGAAGACGAAGCCCGCATCCTGCATCTGGCGATGTACGATCCACTGACCGAGTTGCCCAACCGCCGGCTATTGACGGACCGACTGAGCCAGGCGCTCGCGGCCACCTCGCGCACCGACGCGCACGGTGCCGTCATGTTCATCGACCTCGACAACTTCAAGGCCCTCAATGACACCATGGGGCACGAGGCGGGCGATCAGTTGCTGATTGAGGTGGCTCAACGCCTCCAGGCTTGCGCGCGCAAAACGGACACAGTGGCGCGGCTGGGCGGCGACGAATTCGTACTGATGCTGAAAACCCTCAGCGCGGACGAGATGCAGGCGGTGGCACAGGCCCAGACGATCGCGGAAAAAGTGCTCGCGCGGATCAATCAGCCCGTCTCGCTCGGCGAAAAGGAAGTGGTCATCTCGCCCAGTATCGGCATCTGCCTATTCCCTGCCCAGGCGCAAACCGTGGAAGATCTGCTCAAGCGCGCCGATCTCGCCATGTATCGCGCCAAGGAGTCGGGACGCAACACCTTCTATTTCTTTGAACCGGTCATGCAGGCGGCGGCGGAACGCCGCGTGCGCCTGGAAGCGGAATTGCGTCGGGCAATCGCCAAGACCGAATTCGTGCTGCATTATCAACCCCAGGTCAATCGCGAGTTGCGCATCGTTGCCGCCGAAGCCCTGCTCCGATGGGCGCACCCGCAGCGGGGATTGGTGCCGCCGGCGGAATTCCTGTCGGTCGCCGAGGAGGCGGCGCTTATTCTGCCCCTCGGGCGACATGTGCTGGAGAGCGCCTGCCTTCAGCTGCGCCAATGGCAGGCCACGCCCGGTGCCGACTCACTAAGTCTGGCCGTCAACGTGAGCGTCCGGCAATTCCTGGACAAGACCTTCGTGCATGATGTCCGGCATGCCTTGAATGTCACGGGCGCCGATCCGGGAAAGTTGATCCTGGAGCTCACCGAAAACCTGCTGATCCACGATGCCAGGGAAGCGCGCGACAAGATGCGAACGTTACAGGAACTCGGGATCACCTTCTCCATCGACGATTTCGGCACCGGTTACTCGTCTCTGCGCTATCTGAACGAACTGCCATTCTCCCAGCTCAAGATCGACCGTTCCTTTGTCGCCAACGTGCTGCAAAACGGCAAAGATGCCGTGCTGGTCAAAACCATCATCAGCATGGGCAGGCAACTCAATTTGAGCATTCTGGCGGAAGGCGTGGAAAATCAGGATCAGGCCGCGTTCCTGTTCGCCCAGGAATGCGATGCCTTCCAGGGCTATTATTTCGGTTACCCGGTGCCAGCGGAAGAACTGATCGCCCCTGTGCTCCGATGA
- a CDS encoding O-antigen ligase family protein, whose product MSEPLPASFPGVRLFLRAMLAAFIVLALCSFSNAYANPNEFKWVFLGACNWVILLELLIWPVAWRRVPDRLDAWLLAFIAYAGVSLAWSADSAGGVLVWVKWLLLAGPFLYFRHRASDSLLRLSLWSVGVANAVVMLFAISGWANWAGFANENFLTEFQLISLPFLAALILAEYNPWLKLPVALIVCLELLDLAVFNPSRIEWLVLLGMLILAIEGFIWRRLRMRSLLVLNGTGIVAVAAALVWAGLHADSAHALFVESVRPRVALIVNTLRLWWDAPLFGHGAGSFDALYPLYKEWHLRYFEHADILLSNKMVKAGAAHNELLQLLAEYGLVGLGILGGFGWFMLRQGMRRRDRHAALGGTALCVGLLIGLIEFPLQNPATALLLVLAAAMLSRREECQASAAGRDLVSGPLWIAGRLGALAAGVLLLVGMLRFDQSNRLFGQVADLMGSDPRAAFAANQEACRLNPWDRRMRMQLYTTLTFWTANSAVAVSSDAENDRVYEFSSRGAGHQPVLLLGRLQHLLNSGRYETQREETEALLETLKRESSRMADVWILDAYYALLLESPERAAAAIRRAQGLDPSPEQRENLQRLRQAL is encoded by the coding sequence ATGAGTGAGCCATTGCCGGCCTCGTTTCCCGGCGTTCGATTGTTCCTTCGGGCGATGTTGGCCGCCTTCATCGTGCTTGCGCTGTGCTCCTTCAGCAATGCCTACGCAAACCCCAATGAGTTCAAATGGGTGTTTCTGGGGGCCTGCAATTGGGTCATCCTGTTGGAACTTCTGATCTGGCCGGTAGCCTGGCGGCGTGTGCCGGACCGGCTGGACGCCTGGCTGCTGGCGTTCATCGCTTACGCCGGCGTTTCGCTCGCCTGGTCGGCGGATTCGGCAGGCGGTGTGCTGGTCTGGGTCAAGTGGCTGCTGTTGGCCGGTCCCTTTCTTTATTTTCGCCATCGTGCGAGCGATTCCTTGCTGCGCCTCAGCCTGTGGTCGGTGGGCGTTGCCAACGCGGTGGTCATGCTTTTCGCCATCAGCGGGTGGGCCAACTGGGCGGGATTCGCCAACGAGAACTTTCTCACAGAGTTCCAGCTCATTTCGCTCCCGTTTCTAGCGGCTCTGATTCTGGCTGAATACAACCCCTGGCTGAAACTACCTGTCGCCCTGATTGTATGTCTTGAGTTGCTGGACTTGGCTGTATTCAACCCCAGTCGGATCGAATGGCTGGTGCTGCTGGGCATGCTGATTCTGGCCATAGAGGGATTCATCTGGCGGCGCTTGCGGATGCGCAGCCTGCTCGTCTTGAACGGAACTGGAATCGTGGCTGTGGCGGCTGCTCTTGTATGGGCAGGGCTGCACGCGGATTCGGCCCATGCCCTTTTCGTGGAATCGGTCCGGCCGCGCGTGGCCTTGATCGTCAATACGCTGAGACTGTGGTGGGACGCGCCCCTGTTTGGGCACGGCGCCGGGAGTTTCGATGCCTTGTATCCGCTCTATAAGGAGTGGCACCTGAGGTACTTCGAGCATGCGGACATACTGCTGTCTAACAAGATGGTGAAGGCCGGCGCTGCCCACAATGAACTGCTGCAACTGCTTGCGGAATACGGACTGGTCGGCCTCGGCATCCTGGGAGGCTTTGGCTGGTTCATGCTGAGGCAGGGCATGCGCAGACGCGACCGGCACGCCGCGCTGGGAGGGACGGCGCTGTGCGTCGGACTGCTCATTGGCCTGATCGAATTTCCCCTGCAGAATCCTGCAACCGCGCTCCTTCTGGTGCTGGCTGCTGCCATGCTGTCCCGCCGGGAGGAATGCCAGGCGAGCGCGGCGGGAAGGGATTTGGTTTCGGGGCCGCTTTGGATCGCGGGGCGATTGGGAGCTCTGGCTGCGGGTGTCTTGCTGCTGGTCGGCATGCTCCGGTTCGACCAGTCCAATCGGTTGTTCGGCCAGGTAGCGGACTTGATGGGCAGCGATCCGAGGGCGGCGTTCGCGGCTAATCAGGAGGCCTGCCGGCTCAATCCCTGGGACCGCCGCATGCGTATGCAGTTGTACACGACCCTGACCTTCTGGACGGCAAACAGCGCCGTGGCGGTGTCCTCGGACGCGGAGAATGACCGCGTCTACGAATTCAGCAGCCGTGGCGCCGGGCATCAGCCGGTGCTGTTGCTCGGACGTCTGCAGCATTTGCTAAACAGCGGGCGCTACGAGACGCAGCGCGAGGAGACGGAGGCCCTGCTGGAGACGCTCAAACGCGAGTCTTCGCGCATGGCGGACGTCTGGATTCTGGACGCGTACTATGCCCTGCTGCTGGAAAGCCCGGAGCGGGCGGCGGCGGCCATTCGCCGCGCCCAGGGGCTCGATCCCAGCCCTGAACAGCGGGAGAACTTGCAGCGCCTACGCCAGGCGCTTTAG